In Takifugu flavidus isolate HTHZ2018 chromosome 5, ASM371156v2, whole genome shotgun sequence, the following proteins share a genomic window:
- the cltcl1 gene encoding clathrin heavy chain 1 isoform X1, with protein sequence MAQILPIRFQEHLQLQNMGVNPANIGFSYLTMESDKFICIREKVGDQNQVVIVDMSDPTNPIRRPISADSAIMNPASKVIALKAAKTLQIFNIEMKSKLKAHTMTEDVMFWKWISVNTVALVTDSAVYHWSMEGDSQPAKVFDRHASLAGCQIINYRTDQQQKWLLLIGISAQQNRVVGAMQLYSVDRKVSQPIEGHAAAFGDFKVEGNTKPSTLFCFAVRSQAGGKLHIIEVGQPAAGNQPFAKKAVDVFFPPEAQTDFPVAMQIGSKHGVIYLITKYGYIHLYDLESGVCIYMNRISAETIFVTAPHEATSGIIGVNKKGQVLSVCVEEENIVNYATNVLQNPDLALRIALRSNLAGAEEIFARKFNTLFSQGNYSEAAKVAASAPKGILRTAETIRKFQSVPAQPGQASPLLQYFGILLDQGQLNKFESLELCRPVLQQGRKQLLEKWLKEDKLECSEELGDLVKASDPTLALSVYLRANVPNKVIQCFAETGQFQKIVLYAKKVGYTPDWVFLLRNVMRVNPDQGLQFAQMLVQDEEPLANINQIVDVFMEGNLIQQCTSFLLDALKNNRPAEGHLQTRLLEMNLIHAPQVADAILGNQMFTHYDRAHVAQLCEKAGLLQRALEHYTDLYDIKRAVVHTHLLNPEWLVNFFGSLSVEDSLECLRAMLSANIRQNLQLCVQVASKYHEQLGTQSLVELFESFKSYEGLFYFLGSIVNFSQEPDVHFKYIQAACKTGQIKEVERICRESNCYDPERVKNFLKEAKLTDQLPLIIVCDRFDFVHDLVLYLYRNNLQKYIEIYVQKVNPSRLPVVIGGLLDVDCAEDVIKNLIMVVRGQFSTDELVEEVEKRNRLKLLLPWLESRIHEGCEEPATHNALAKIYIDSNNTPERFLKENPFYDSAVVGKYCEKRDPHLACVAYERGQCDLDLIKVCNENSLFKSEARYLVHRKDPELWANVLEENNPYRRQLIDQVVQTALSETQDPEEVSVTVKAFMTADLPNELIELLEKIVLDNSVFSEHRNLQNLLILTAIKADRTRVMEYINRLDNYDAPDIANIAISNELFEEAFAIFKKFDVNTSAIQVLIEHIGNLDRAYEFAERCNEPAVWSQLGRAQLHRGLVKEAIDSYIKAVDPSAYMEVVDAASKNNNWEDLVKFLQMARKKARESYVETELIFALAKTNRLAELEEFVSGPNNAHIQQVGDRCYEEGMYEAAKLLYNNVSNFARLASTLVHLGEYQAAVDSARKANSTRTWKEVCFACVDGEEFRLAQICGLHIVIHADELEDLISYYQDRGYFEELIALLEAALGLERAHMGMFTELAILYSKFKPQKMREHLELFWSRVNIPKVLRAAEQSHLWAELVFLYDKYEEYDNAVLTMMSHPTEAWKEGLFKDIIPKVANVELYYKSLSFYLDYKPLLLNDLLTILSPRLDHSRAVSFFSKMNQLKLVKPYLRSVQNHNNKSVNEALNNLLTEEEDYQGLRASIDAYDNFDTIGLAQRLEKHDLIEFRRIAAYLYKGNNRWRQSVELCKKDKLYKDAMLYAAESKDAELAENLLQWFLEEGRKECFAACLFASYDLLHPDVVLELAWRHNIMDFAMPYFIQVMREYLTKVDAFAAKVTVDKLEEAESQRKTEEEVTEPQPMVFGQQLMLTASPAPVTPQTAYPSYAYPPAGYPAAPAAGYPPQPPAYGFNM encoded by the exons ATGGCTCAGATACTGCCGATACGATTTCAGGAACATCTGCAG TTGCAGAACATGGGCGTGAACCCCGCCAACATCGGGTTCAGCTATCTCACCATGGAGTCGGACAAGTTTATCTGCATCAGAGAAAAGGTGGGGGACCAGAACCAGGTGGTGATTGTGGACATGTCCGACCCCACCAACCCCATCAGGAGGCCCATCTCTGCCGACAGCGCCATCATGAACCCTGCCAGCAAAGTCATCGCACTGAAAG CTGCCAAGACCCTGCAGATCTTTAACATTGAGATGAAAAGTAAACTAAAGGCTCACACCATGACAGAAGACGTGATGTTCTGGAAGTGGATATCGGTGAACACCGTCGCCCTGGTGACTGATTCAGCCGTCTATCACTGGAGCATGGAGGGAGACTCTCAGCCCGCTAAGGTTTTCGACCGGCACGCCAGTCTGGCAGGCTGTCAGATCATCAACTACAGAACTGATCAGCAACAGAAGTGGCTGCTGTTGATCGGGATCTCCGCGCAG CAAAACCGCGTGGTTGGAGCCATGCAGCTGTATTCAGTCGACAGGAAAGTGTCCCAGCCCATCGAGGGACACGCTGCTGCCTTTGGAGACTTCAAAGTGGAGGGGAACACCAAACCTTCCACCCTCTTCTGCTTCGCCGTGCGCTCGCAAGCTGGGGGAAAG TTGCACATCATTGAAGTCGGTCAGCCAGCTGCAGGGAACCAGCCCTTTGCTAAGAAAGCCGTTGatgtgtttttccctccagaggCGCAGACAGACTTTCCCGTAGCCATGCAG attggaAGTAAACATGGAGTCATATATTTGATCACAAAGTATGGTTACATTCACTTGTACGACCTGGAGTCTGGAGTTTGCATCTACATGAATCGAATTAGCGCGGAGACCATTTTTGTCACGGCTCCACATGAAGCCACCTCAGGAATCATTGGGGTGAACAAGAAGGGTCAG GTCCTCTCAGTCTGCGTTGAAGAGGAAAACATCGTCAACTACGCCACCAACGTTTTACAGAACCCAGACCTGGCGTTGAGGATAGCTTTAAGGTCCAATCTCGCTGGGGCGGAGGAGATTTTTGCGAGGAAGTTCAACACACTGTTCTCCCAGGGAAATTATTCAGAGGCTGCAAAGGTTGCTGCCTCGGCACCTAag GGAATTCTCCGCACTGCAGAGACCATTCGTAAGTTCCAGAGCGTCCCAGCTCAGCCAGGTCAGGCCTCCCCATTGTTGCAGTACTTTGGTATTCTGCTGGACCAGGGTCAGCTCAACAAGTTTGAGTCTTTGGAGCTGTGCCGGCCTGTCCTGCAGCAGGGCCGCAAGCAACTGCTGGAGAAATGGCTGAAGGAGGACAAG ttgGAGTGCTCAGAAGAGCTGGGAGACCTGGTGAAGGCATCGGATCCCACTTTAGCTCTTAGCGTGTACCTCAGAGCTAACGTCCCCAACAAGGTCATCCAGTGTTTTGCTGAAACTGGCCAGTTCCAGAAGATTGTGCTTTATGCCAAAAAG GTGGGCTACACCCCTGACTGGGTTTTCCTCCTGAGAAACGTGATGCGTGTAAATCCAGACCAGGGCCTGCAGTTCGCCCAGATGCTTGTCCAGGACGAGGAGCCGCTGGCCAACATAAACCAG ATTGTTGACGTCTTCATGGAGGGAAATCTGATCCAGCAGTGCACGTCCTTCCTGTTGGACGCTCTGAAGAACAACCGTCCCGCCGAAGGACACTTGCAGACTCGCCTGCTTGAGATGAACCTCATACATGCCCCCCAG GTCGCAGATGCCATCCTCGGGAACCAGATGTTCACCCATTATGACCGGGCCCATGTGGCCCAGCTGTGCGAGAAGGCAGGTCTCCTGCAAAGAGCTCTTGAACACTACACAGATCTGTACGACATCAAACGGGCAGTGGTGCACACGCATCTGCTCAACCCTGAG TGGCTGGTGAACTTTTTTGGCTCGTTGTCAGTTGAAGACTCTTTGGAATGTCTGAGAGCCATGTTGTCAGCTAACATCAGGCAGAACCTGCAGCTCTGCGTCCAGGTAGCATCGAAGTATCACGAGCAGCTGGGGACTCAGTCTTTAGTGGAACTCTTTGAATCCTTCAAGAGTTATGAGG GTTTGTTTTACTTCCTTGGATCGATTGTGAATTTCAGTCAGGAGCCTGATGTTCACTTTAAGTACATCCAGGCTGCCTGCAAAACAGGTCAGATCAAGGAAGTGGAGAGAATCTGTCGAGAGAGCAACTGCTACGACCCAGAGAGAGTCAAAAACTTCCTCAAG GAGGCCAAGCTTACAGATCAGCTCCCTCTGATCATCGTGTGTGATCGCTTTGACTTTGTTCACGACTTGGTGCTCTATCTCTACCGCAACAATCTCCAGAAATACATTGAAATCTACGTGCAAAAG GTGAATCCCAGTCGTTTACCGGTGGTTATAGGTGGACTGTTGGATGTCGACTGTGCTGAGGATGTGATCAAGAACCTGATCATGGTGGTCAGAGGGCAGTTTTCCACTGATGAGCTAGTAGAGGAAGTAGAAAAGAGGAACAG GTTAAAGCTGTTGTTACCATGGCTTGAGTCTCGCATCCATGAAGGGTGCGAGGAACCGGCCACTCACAATGCGCTGGCCAAGATCTATATTGATAGCAACAATACGCCCGAGCGTTTCCTGAAAGAGAACCCATTCTACGACAGCGCTGTTGTTGGAAAATACTGTGAGAAGAGAGACCCTCACCTGGCCTGTGTAGCTTATGAGAGAGGACAATGTGACCTGGACCTTATAAAG GTGTGCAATGAAAACTCCTTATTCAAGAGTGAGGCTAGATATCTGGTCCATCGGAAAGACCCAGAGCTTTGGGCAAATGTGCTTGAAGAAAACAACCCATACAGACGACAACTTATCGATCAG GTGGTGCAGACAGCCCTGTCAGAGACCCAGGACCCAGAGGAGGTTTCAGTAACCGTCAAGGCCTTCATGACTGCAGACCTTCCCAATGAGCTGATTGAACTGCTGGAAAAGATCGTACTCGACAACTCTGTCTTTAGCGAGCACAG AAACCTCCAGAACCTGCTCATTCTGACTGCCATCAAGGCCGACCGTACTCGGGTGATGGAGTACATTAACAGACTAGACAACTACGACGCTCCGGACATTGCTAATATCGCCATCAGCAATGAGCTGTTTGAAGAAGCGTTTGCCATTTTCAAGAAGTTTGATGTCAACACCTCTGCAATACAG GTATTGATAGAGCACATAGGGAACCTGGACCGAGCCTACGAGTTTGCAGAGCGCTGTAACGAACCTGCGGTGTGGAGCCAGTTGGGCAGAGCTCAGCTGCACCGAGGCCTCGTCAAGGAGGCCATCGACTCGTACATCAAAGCTGTCGACCCTTCTGCGTACATGGAGGTGGTCGATGCAGCCAGCAAGAACA ATAATTGGGAAGATCTGGTGAAATTCCTGCAGATGGCTCGAAAGAAAGCCAGAGAGTCCTACGTGGAGACGGAGCTCATCTTCGCCTTGGCTAAAACAAACCGTCTGGCCGAACTGGAGGAGTTCGTCAGTGGACCCAACAATGCTCACATCCAGCAG GTGGGCGATAGATGCTACGAGGAAGGCATGTACGAGGCAGCGAAGCTCTTGTATAACAACGTTTCCAACTTTGCCCGTCTTGCCTCGACACTCGTACATCTCGGGGAGTACCAGGCGGCCGTGGACAGTGCCAGGAAAGCCAACAGCACACGGACATGGAAGGAG GTCTGCTTTGCGTGCGTGGATGGGGAGGAGTTCCGTCTGGCGCAAATCTGCGGCCTCCACATCGTCATCCACGCTGACGAGCTGGAAGACCTGATCAGCTACTATCAGGACCGCGGGTACTTCGAGGAACTCATTGCGCTGCTGGAGGCGGCGCTGGGTTTGGAGCGGGCTCACATGGGCATGTTCACAGAGCTCGCCATCCTCTACTCCAAGTTCAAACCTCAGAAGATGAGGGAACACCTGGAGCTCTTCTGGTCCAGAGTCAATATTCCAAAG GTCCTCCGTGCAGCAGAGCAGTCTCACCTCTGGGCAGAGCTGGTTTTCCTTTACGATAAATACGAGGAGTACGACAACGCAGTCCTCACGATGATGTCTCATCCGACTGAAGCTTGGAAAGAAGGGCTGTTCAAAGACATTATCCCAAAA gtgGCCAATGTGGAACTGTACTATAAATCCCTCTCCTTCTATCTGGACTATAAACCGCTCCTACTCAACGACCTGCTGACCATCTTGTCTCCACGGCTTGATCACAGCCGAGCGGTCTCGTTTTTCTCAAAG atgaaccagctgAAGCTGGTTAAGCCTTACCTGAGATCAGTCCAGAACCACAACAACAAGTCTGTCAACGAGGCACTCAACAACCTgttgacagaggaggaagactaTCAG GGTCTGAGAGCGTCCATCGATGCCTACGACAACTTTGATACCATTGGCCTGGCGCAGAGATTAGAGAAACACGACCTGATCGAGTTCAGACGCATTGCTGCTTATCTTTATAAGGGTAACAACCGCTGGAGACAGAGTGTTGAGCTCTGCAAGAAGGACAAACTCTACAAG GATGCCATGCTGTACGCTGCAGAGTCGAAGGATGCTGAGCTGGCAGAAAATCTGCTTCAGTGGTTCCTGGAGGAAGGCAGGAAAGAGTGCTTTGCTGCTTGCCTCTTTGCATCCTATGACCTGCTGCATCCTGACGTAGTGCTGGAGCTGGCCTGGAGGCACAATATCATGGACTTCGCCATGCCGTACTTCATCCAGGTCATGAGGGAGTACCTCACAAAG GTCGATGCGTTTGCAGCAAAGGTGACG GtggacaaactggaggaggcagagagccagagaaaaacggaggaggaggtgacagaaCCTCAGCCGATGGTGTTTG GCCAGCAGCTGATGTTGACCGCCTCACCTGCTCCAGTGACCCCCCAGACGGCCTACCCGAGCTATGCCTACCCCCCCGCAGGTTACCCTGCCGCCCCCGCTGCTGGCTACCCCCCTCAACCCCCAGCATACGGCTTCAACATGTAA
- the cltcl1 gene encoding clathrin heavy chain 1 isoform X2, whose translation MAQILPIRFQEHLQLQNMGVNPANIGFSYLTMESDKFICIREKVGDQNQVVIVDMSDPTNPIRRPISADSAIMNPASKVIALKAAKTLQIFNIEMKSKLKAHTMTEDVMFWKWISVNTVALVTDSAVYHWSMEGDSQPAKVFDRHASLAGCQIINYRTDQQQKWLLLIGISAQQNRVVGAMQLYSVDRKVSQPIEGHAAAFGDFKVEGNTKPSTLFCFAVRSQAGGKLHIIEVGQPAAGNQPFAKKAVDVFFPPEAQTDFPVAMQIGSKHGVIYLITKYGYIHLYDLESGVCIYMNRISAETIFVTAPHEATSGIIGVNKKGQVLSVCVEEENIVNYATNVLQNPDLALRIALRSNLAGAEEIFARKFNTLFSQGNYSEAAKVAASAPKGILRTAETIRKFQSVPAQPGQASPLLQYFGILLDQGQLNKFESLELCRPVLQQGRKQLLEKWLKEDKLECSEELGDLVKASDPTLALSVYLRANVPNKVIQCFAETGQFQKIVLYAKKVGYTPDWVFLLRNVMRVNPDQGLQFAQMLVQDEEPLANINQIVDVFMEGNLIQQCTSFLLDALKNNRPAEGHLQTRLLEMNLIHAPQVADAILGNQMFTHYDRAHVAQLCEKAGLLQRALEHYTDLYDIKRAVVHTHLLNPEWLVNFFGSLSVEDSLECLRAMLSANIRQNLQLCVQVASKYHEQLGTQSLVELFESFKSYEGLFYFLGSIVNFSQEPDVHFKYIQAACKTGQIKEVERICRESNCYDPERVKNFLKEAKLTDQLPLIIVCDRFDFVHDLVLYLYRNNLQKYIEIYVQKVNPSRLPVVIGGLLDVDCAEDVIKNLIMVVRGQFSTDELVEEVEKRNRLKLLLPWLESRIHEGCEEPATHNALAKIYIDSNNTPERFLKENPFYDSAVVGKYCEKRDPHLACVAYERGQCDLDLIKVCNENSLFKSEARYLVHRKDPELWANVLEENNPYRRQLIDQVVQTALSETQDPEEVSVTVKAFMTADLPNELIELLEKIVLDNSVFSEHRNLQNLLILTAIKADRTRVMEYINRLDNYDAPDIANIAISNELFEEAFAIFKKFDVNTSAIQVLIEHIGNLDRAYEFAERCNEPAVWSQLGRAQLHRGLVKEAIDSYIKAVDPSAYMEVVDAASKNNNWEDLVKFLQMARKKARESYVETELIFALAKTNRLAELEEFVSGPNNAHIQQVGDRCYEEGMYEAAKLLYNNVSNFARLASTLVHLGEYQAAVDSARKANSTRTWKEVCFACVDGEEFRLAQICGLHIVIHADELEDLISYYQDRGYFEELIALLEAALGLERAHMGMFTELAILYSKFKPQKMREHLELFWSRVNIPKVLRAAEQSHLWAELVFLYDKYEEYDNAVLTMMSHPTEAWKEGLFKDIIPKVANVELYYKSLSFYLDYKPLLLNDLLTILSPRLDHSRAVSFFSKMNQLKLVKPYLRSVQNHNNKSVNEALNNLLTEEEDYQGLRASIDAYDNFDTIGLAQRLEKHDLIEFRRIAAYLYKGNNRWRQSVELCKKDKLYKDAMLYAAESKDAELAENLLQWFLEEGRKECFAACLFASYDLLHPDVVLELAWRHNIMDFAMPYFIQVMREYLTKVDAFAAKVDKLEEAESQRKTEEEVTEPQPMVFGQQLMLTASPAPVTPQTAYPSYAYPPAGYPAAPAAGYPPQPPAYGFNM comes from the exons ATGGCTCAGATACTGCCGATACGATTTCAGGAACATCTGCAG TTGCAGAACATGGGCGTGAACCCCGCCAACATCGGGTTCAGCTATCTCACCATGGAGTCGGACAAGTTTATCTGCATCAGAGAAAAGGTGGGGGACCAGAACCAGGTGGTGATTGTGGACATGTCCGACCCCACCAACCCCATCAGGAGGCCCATCTCTGCCGACAGCGCCATCATGAACCCTGCCAGCAAAGTCATCGCACTGAAAG CTGCCAAGACCCTGCAGATCTTTAACATTGAGATGAAAAGTAAACTAAAGGCTCACACCATGACAGAAGACGTGATGTTCTGGAAGTGGATATCGGTGAACACCGTCGCCCTGGTGACTGATTCAGCCGTCTATCACTGGAGCATGGAGGGAGACTCTCAGCCCGCTAAGGTTTTCGACCGGCACGCCAGTCTGGCAGGCTGTCAGATCATCAACTACAGAACTGATCAGCAACAGAAGTGGCTGCTGTTGATCGGGATCTCCGCGCAG CAAAACCGCGTGGTTGGAGCCATGCAGCTGTATTCAGTCGACAGGAAAGTGTCCCAGCCCATCGAGGGACACGCTGCTGCCTTTGGAGACTTCAAAGTGGAGGGGAACACCAAACCTTCCACCCTCTTCTGCTTCGCCGTGCGCTCGCAAGCTGGGGGAAAG TTGCACATCATTGAAGTCGGTCAGCCAGCTGCAGGGAACCAGCCCTTTGCTAAGAAAGCCGTTGatgtgtttttccctccagaggCGCAGACAGACTTTCCCGTAGCCATGCAG attggaAGTAAACATGGAGTCATATATTTGATCACAAAGTATGGTTACATTCACTTGTACGACCTGGAGTCTGGAGTTTGCATCTACATGAATCGAATTAGCGCGGAGACCATTTTTGTCACGGCTCCACATGAAGCCACCTCAGGAATCATTGGGGTGAACAAGAAGGGTCAG GTCCTCTCAGTCTGCGTTGAAGAGGAAAACATCGTCAACTACGCCACCAACGTTTTACAGAACCCAGACCTGGCGTTGAGGATAGCTTTAAGGTCCAATCTCGCTGGGGCGGAGGAGATTTTTGCGAGGAAGTTCAACACACTGTTCTCCCAGGGAAATTATTCAGAGGCTGCAAAGGTTGCTGCCTCGGCACCTAag GGAATTCTCCGCACTGCAGAGACCATTCGTAAGTTCCAGAGCGTCCCAGCTCAGCCAGGTCAGGCCTCCCCATTGTTGCAGTACTTTGGTATTCTGCTGGACCAGGGTCAGCTCAACAAGTTTGAGTCTTTGGAGCTGTGCCGGCCTGTCCTGCAGCAGGGCCGCAAGCAACTGCTGGAGAAATGGCTGAAGGAGGACAAG ttgGAGTGCTCAGAAGAGCTGGGAGACCTGGTGAAGGCATCGGATCCCACTTTAGCTCTTAGCGTGTACCTCAGAGCTAACGTCCCCAACAAGGTCATCCAGTGTTTTGCTGAAACTGGCCAGTTCCAGAAGATTGTGCTTTATGCCAAAAAG GTGGGCTACACCCCTGACTGGGTTTTCCTCCTGAGAAACGTGATGCGTGTAAATCCAGACCAGGGCCTGCAGTTCGCCCAGATGCTTGTCCAGGACGAGGAGCCGCTGGCCAACATAAACCAG ATTGTTGACGTCTTCATGGAGGGAAATCTGATCCAGCAGTGCACGTCCTTCCTGTTGGACGCTCTGAAGAACAACCGTCCCGCCGAAGGACACTTGCAGACTCGCCTGCTTGAGATGAACCTCATACATGCCCCCCAG GTCGCAGATGCCATCCTCGGGAACCAGATGTTCACCCATTATGACCGGGCCCATGTGGCCCAGCTGTGCGAGAAGGCAGGTCTCCTGCAAAGAGCTCTTGAACACTACACAGATCTGTACGACATCAAACGGGCAGTGGTGCACACGCATCTGCTCAACCCTGAG TGGCTGGTGAACTTTTTTGGCTCGTTGTCAGTTGAAGACTCTTTGGAATGTCTGAGAGCCATGTTGTCAGCTAACATCAGGCAGAACCTGCAGCTCTGCGTCCAGGTAGCATCGAAGTATCACGAGCAGCTGGGGACTCAGTCTTTAGTGGAACTCTTTGAATCCTTCAAGAGTTATGAGG GTTTGTTTTACTTCCTTGGATCGATTGTGAATTTCAGTCAGGAGCCTGATGTTCACTTTAAGTACATCCAGGCTGCCTGCAAAACAGGTCAGATCAAGGAAGTGGAGAGAATCTGTCGAGAGAGCAACTGCTACGACCCAGAGAGAGTCAAAAACTTCCTCAAG GAGGCCAAGCTTACAGATCAGCTCCCTCTGATCATCGTGTGTGATCGCTTTGACTTTGTTCACGACTTGGTGCTCTATCTCTACCGCAACAATCTCCAGAAATACATTGAAATCTACGTGCAAAAG GTGAATCCCAGTCGTTTACCGGTGGTTATAGGTGGACTGTTGGATGTCGACTGTGCTGAGGATGTGATCAAGAACCTGATCATGGTGGTCAGAGGGCAGTTTTCCACTGATGAGCTAGTAGAGGAAGTAGAAAAGAGGAACAG GTTAAAGCTGTTGTTACCATGGCTTGAGTCTCGCATCCATGAAGGGTGCGAGGAACCGGCCACTCACAATGCGCTGGCCAAGATCTATATTGATAGCAACAATACGCCCGAGCGTTTCCTGAAAGAGAACCCATTCTACGACAGCGCTGTTGTTGGAAAATACTGTGAGAAGAGAGACCCTCACCTGGCCTGTGTAGCTTATGAGAGAGGACAATGTGACCTGGACCTTATAAAG GTGTGCAATGAAAACTCCTTATTCAAGAGTGAGGCTAGATATCTGGTCCATCGGAAAGACCCAGAGCTTTGGGCAAATGTGCTTGAAGAAAACAACCCATACAGACGACAACTTATCGATCAG GTGGTGCAGACAGCCCTGTCAGAGACCCAGGACCCAGAGGAGGTTTCAGTAACCGTCAAGGCCTTCATGACTGCAGACCTTCCCAATGAGCTGATTGAACTGCTGGAAAAGATCGTACTCGACAACTCTGTCTTTAGCGAGCACAG AAACCTCCAGAACCTGCTCATTCTGACTGCCATCAAGGCCGACCGTACTCGGGTGATGGAGTACATTAACAGACTAGACAACTACGACGCTCCGGACATTGCTAATATCGCCATCAGCAATGAGCTGTTTGAAGAAGCGTTTGCCATTTTCAAGAAGTTTGATGTCAACACCTCTGCAATACAG GTATTGATAGAGCACATAGGGAACCTGGACCGAGCCTACGAGTTTGCAGAGCGCTGTAACGAACCTGCGGTGTGGAGCCAGTTGGGCAGAGCTCAGCTGCACCGAGGCCTCGTCAAGGAGGCCATCGACTCGTACATCAAAGCTGTCGACCCTTCTGCGTACATGGAGGTGGTCGATGCAGCCAGCAAGAACA ATAATTGGGAAGATCTGGTGAAATTCCTGCAGATGGCTCGAAAGAAAGCCAGAGAGTCCTACGTGGAGACGGAGCTCATCTTCGCCTTGGCTAAAACAAACCGTCTGGCCGAACTGGAGGAGTTCGTCAGTGGACCCAACAATGCTCACATCCAGCAG GTGGGCGATAGATGCTACGAGGAAGGCATGTACGAGGCAGCGAAGCTCTTGTATAACAACGTTTCCAACTTTGCCCGTCTTGCCTCGACACTCGTACATCTCGGGGAGTACCAGGCGGCCGTGGACAGTGCCAGGAAAGCCAACAGCACACGGACATGGAAGGAG GTCTGCTTTGCGTGCGTGGATGGGGAGGAGTTCCGTCTGGCGCAAATCTGCGGCCTCCACATCGTCATCCACGCTGACGAGCTGGAAGACCTGATCAGCTACTATCAGGACCGCGGGTACTTCGAGGAACTCATTGCGCTGCTGGAGGCGGCGCTGGGTTTGGAGCGGGCTCACATGGGCATGTTCACAGAGCTCGCCATCCTCTACTCCAAGTTCAAACCTCAGAAGATGAGGGAACACCTGGAGCTCTTCTGGTCCAGAGTCAATATTCCAAAG GTCCTCCGTGCAGCAGAGCAGTCTCACCTCTGGGCAGAGCTGGTTTTCCTTTACGATAAATACGAGGAGTACGACAACGCAGTCCTCACGATGATGTCTCATCCGACTGAAGCTTGGAAAGAAGGGCTGTTCAAAGACATTATCCCAAAA gtgGCCAATGTGGAACTGTACTATAAATCCCTCTCCTTCTATCTGGACTATAAACCGCTCCTACTCAACGACCTGCTGACCATCTTGTCTCCACGGCTTGATCACAGCCGAGCGGTCTCGTTTTTCTCAAAG atgaaccagctgAAGCTGGTTAAGCCTTACCTGAGATCAGTCCAGAACCACAACAACAAGTCTGTCAACGAGGCACTCAACAACCTgttgacagaggaggaagactaTCAG GGTCTGAGAGCGTCCATCGATGCCTACGACAACTTTGATACCATTGGCCTGGCGCAGAGATTAGAGAAACACGACCTGATCGAGTTCAGACGCATTGCTGCTTATCTTTATAAGGGTAACAACCGCTGGAGACAGAGTGTTGAGCTCTGCAAGAAGGACAAACTCTACAAG GATGCCATGCTGTACGCTGCAGAGTCGAAGGATGCTGAGCTGGCAGAAAATCTGCTTCAGTGGTTCCTGGAGGAAGGCAGGAAAGAGTGCTTTGCTGCTTGCCTCTTTGCATCCTATGACCTGCTGCATCCTGACGTAGTGCTGGAGCTGGCCTGGAGGCACAATATCATGGACTTCGCCATGCCGTACTTCATCCAGGTCATGAGGGAGTACCTCACAAAG GTCGATGCGTTTGCAGCAAAG GtggacaaactggaggaggcagagagccagagaaaaacggaggaggaggtgacagaaCCTCAGCCGATGGTGTTTG GCCAGCAGCTGATGTTGACCGCCTCACCTGCTCCAGTGACCCCCCAGACGGCCTACCCGAGCTATGCCTACCCCCCCGCAGGTTACCCTGCCGCCCCCGCTGCTGGCTACCCCCCTCAACCCCCAGCATACGGCTTCAACATGTAA